From Sceloporus undulatus isolate JIND9_A2432 ecotype Alabama chromosome 6, SceUnd_v1.1, whole genome shotgun sequence, one genomic window encodes:
- the CCR9 gene encoding C-C chemokine receptor type 9, with protein sequence MLAIMMVQSTWPPTNAFVSEDNAFNQSDLFCDKYHVKLLAQTFLPTFFWCVFFVGTIGNAFVILVYWRYKGKKNLTDRYLIHLAIADLLFLFTLPFWAIAAQKGWSFNTLMCKIVNSMYKINLYSCMLFLMFISFDRYTVVVRPMRAQYSKQKRLMYHKFICFGVWLMAVLLCIPEIIYSQTELSSNITVCRMIYPPSVNRSIKVTDLSLKIVIGFLLPFLVIVVCYTCVAHTIIRAKRTPKHKPFKIITIIILVFLFSQVPYNSVLLVKTMVLYAPAIKDCKMLDHLDLGFQLTQSIAFLHSCLNPFLYVFAGQKFRKTLFQMLKSVTQGHVKMPEQCTDSQGYGSQWSSSALFGESKIKNSFTMTPS encoded by the coding sequence ATGGTTCAGAGCACCTGGCCTCCAACAAATGCTTTTGTCTCAGAAGACAATGCCTTTAACCAGTCGGATCTCTTCTGCGACAAGTATCATGTCAAGCTGCTTGCACAAACTTTCCTGCCAACATTTTTCTGGTGTGTGTTCTTTGTGGGAACTATAGGTAATGCCTTTGTCATCCTTGTCTACTGGAGATACAAGGGCAAGAAGAACCTAACTGACAGATACTTGATCCATTTAGCAATTGCtgaccttctcttcctcttcactCTTCCTTTCTGGGCAATAGCGGCTCAGAAGGGATGGTCTTTTAACACGTTAATGTGTAAAATTGTAAACAGCATGTATAAGATCAACTTGTACAGCTGCATGTTATTCCTAATGTTCATCAGTTTTGACAGGTACACTGTGGTAGTTCGGCCAATGAGAGCACAGTATTCAAAACAAAAAAGGCTTATGTACCAcaaatttatttgttttggaGTGTGGCTCATGGCAGTTCTTCTGTGCATCCCAGAAATAATCTACAGTCAAACTGAACTGTCTAGTAATATCACTGTTTGCAGAATGATTTATCCTCCCAGTGTTAACAGAAGTATCAAAGTCACTGACCTGTCTTTGAAAATTGTGATAGGATTTCTCCTTCCGTTTCTTGTGATAGTTGTCTGCTACACATGTGTAGCCCATACTATTATTAGAGCCAAAAGAACTCCCAAGCATAAACCGTTCAAGattattactatcattattttagtttttcttttctctcaggTCCCTTACAATAGCGTTTTGCTGGTGAAAACCATGGTTCTGTATGCtccagccataaaggactgcaaaATGTTGGATCACCTTGATCTTGGATTCCAGTTAACCCAGTCCATAGCTTTTCTTCACAGCTGCCTGAACCCTTTTCTCTATGTTTTTGCTGGGCAGAAATTCCGCAAAACCCTTTTCCAAATGCTGAAAAGTGTTACTCAAGGCCATGTTAAGATGCCTGAGCAATGCACAGATAGCCAAGGATACGGCTCTCAATGGTCTAGCAGTGCATTGTTTGGGGaatcaaaaattaaaaactcTTTTACTATGACCCCTTCTTAA